Proteins encoded together in one Miscanthus floridulus cultivar M001 chromosome 16, ASM1932011v1, whole genome shotgun sequence window:
- the LOC136509983 gene encoding GATA transcription factor 15-like: protein MLQQEVAPCACGPRYAGGCGGRCAASAPAFSLLFPMPMELPPEQCYYYHAEDGGCGGQVDCTLSLATPSTRLAEAAGVVHARAGGGGGSAAVLVEEPRQEGSPPRRCANCDTTSTPLWRNGPRGPKSLCNACGIRYKKEERRAAAAVAPAPATQDSGVRPYACGGYARPPPPQQQQWGCYGPAAGKSAASYGMYGGDGVVDADGPCLSWMLNVVPSSPAFAVRERHTLFQYY from the exons ATGCTGCAGCAGGAGGTTGCGCCGTGCGCGTGCGGGCCGCGCTACGCCGGAGGCTGCGGCGGCCGGTGCGCGGCGTCGGCGCCGGCCTTCTCGCTGCTGTTCCCCATGCCAATGGAGTTGCCGCCGGAGCAGTGCTACTACTACCACGCGGAggacggcggctgcggcggccagGTCGACTGCACGCTGTCGCTCGCCACGCCGTCCACGCGCCTCGCCGAGGCCGCCGGCGTCGTCCACGCGCgcgcgggcggtggcggtggcagtgcCGCCGTCTTGGTGGAGGAGCCCCGCCAAGAAGGTTCGCCGCCCCGGCGGTGCGCCAACTGCGACACCACGTCGACGCCCCTCTGGCGGAACGGGCCGCGGGGACCCAAG TCGCTGTGCAACGCCTGCGGGATCCGGTACAAGAAGGAGGAGCGGCGCGCCGCGGCGGCCGTCGCGCCAGCGCCGGCGACGCAGGACAGCGGGGTCCGGCCGTACGCGTGCGGCGGCTACGctcgaccgccgccgccgcagcagcagcagtggggaTGCTACGGCCCGGCCGCGGGGAAGTCGGCGGCATCCTACGGGATGTACGGTGGCGACGGCGTCGTCGACGCGGACGGGCCCTGCCTGTCGTGGATGCTCAACGTCGTGCCCTCCTCGCCGGCGTTCGCCGTCCGGGAGAGGCACACTCTGTTCCAGTACTACTAG
- the LOC136513559 gene encoding putative F-box/FBD/LRR-repeat protein At3g49030, producing the protein MALQCGGGGGGGIAANLAKAKLSSCADGEDGLSALPDDLLVDILLRLVTTAEAARTSVLARRWRSLWALLPELRFHFGPDGHRIRELLDDPEAADLRRISVTTTEGSGPDSASASAWLPAAWPVALSTTTWFPGATAWRMLREEAAALSCPASRRPPRLSSG; encoded by the coding sequence ATGGCGCTgcagtgcggcggcggcggcggaggaggaatcGCAGCCAACCTCGCGAAGGCGAAGCTATCCTCCTGCGCTGACGGCGAGGACGGCCTCAGCGCCCTTCCCGACGATCTCCTTGTCGACATCCTTCTGCGCCTCGTCACCACCGCCGAGGCCGCGCGGACCAGCGTGCTCGCGCGCCGCTGGCGCAGCCTCTGGGCCCTCCTCCCGGAGCTCCGCTTTCACTTCGGCCCTGATGGCCACCGCATCCGCGAGCTCCTCGATGACCCTGAAGCCGCAGATCTCCGCCGCATCTCCGTCACCACCACTGAAGGCTCCGGTCCCGATTCCGCTTCCGCGTCGGCTTGGCTCCCCGCCGCCTGGCCGGTGGCCTTGTCTACCACAACATGGTTCCCAGGAGCGACGGCGTGGAGGATGCTGCgggaagaggcggcggcattgagCTGCCCTGCTTCGAGAAGGCCACCACGATTGAGTTCAGGCTAG
- the LOC136511562 gene encoding sugar transporter ERD6-like 4 encodes MASNRASGGEYESGSDHDGALQKPLLPNSGSWYRMGMGSRQSSLNAAGTSSMAVLRESHVSAFLCTLIVALGPIQFGFTGGYSSPTQASIIRDLNLSISEFSVFGSLSNVGAMVGAIASGQMAEYMGRKGSLMIAAIPNVIGWLAISFAKDSSFLYMGRLLEGFGVGIISYVVPVYIAEISPQNMRGALGSVNQLSVTLGIMFAYLLGLFVPWRLLAVIGTLPCIVLIPGLFFIPESPRWLAKMNMMDDCETSLQVLRGFDADISAEVNDIKRAVTSANKRTTIRFQELNQKKYRTPLIIGIGLLVLQQLSGINGILFYASSIFKAAGLKDSDLDTFALGAIQVLATVVTTMFLDRAGRRILLIISSAGMTLSLLVVAIVFYIKDNVSHDSDLYNILSMVSLVGVVAYVIAFSFGMGAIPWIIMSEILPVSIKSLAGSFATLANWLTSFGITMTANLLISWSAGGTFASYMIVSAFTLVFVIVWVPETKGRTLEEIQWSFR; translated from the exons ATGGCGAGCAACAGGGCATCCGGCGGCGAGTACGAGAGCGGCAGCGACCACGATGGCGCGCTGCAGAAGCCGCTGCTGCCCAACAGCGGGAGCTGGTACCGGATGGGGATGGGGTCGCGCCAGTCCAGCCTCAACgccgccggcacctcctccatggCCGTCCTGCGCGAGTCCCACGTCTCCGCCTTCCTCTGCACGCTCATCGTCGCGCTCGGCCCCATCCAGTTCGGCTTCACCGGCGGCTACTCCTCCCCGACGCAGGCCAGCATCATCCGGGACCTCAACCTCTCCATCTCCGAG TTCTCGGTGTTCGGCTCGCTCTCCAACGTGGGCGCCATGGTCGGGGCGATCGCCAGCGGGCAGATGGCCGAGTACATGGGCCGCAAAGGG TCGTTGATGATTGCAGCGATTCCGAACGTCATTGGTTGGCTTGCAATCTCCTTTGCAAAA GACTCTTCATTTCTGTATATGGGACGCTTGCTTGAAGGTTTCGGTGTCGGTATCATTTCCTATGTG GTACCAGTATACATAGCAGAGATATCTCCTCAGAACATGAGAGGGGCTCTAGGCTCTGTGAACCAG TTGTCTGTAACCCTTGGTATCATGTTTGCCTATTTGCTCGGCTTGTTTGTTCCCTGGAGGCTTCTTGCAGTAATAG GAACCTTGCCCTGCATAGTGTTGATACCTGGCCTATTCTTCATTCCGGAATCTCCAAGATGGCTG GCAAAGATGAATATGATGGATGATTGCGAGACTTCTCTACAAGTTCTGAGGGGATTCGATGCTGACATCAGTGCAGAAGTGAATGATATAAAG AGAGCAGTAACATCAGCAAACAAAAGGACTACAATCCGTTTTCAAGAGTTGAACCAAAAGAAATACCGAACGCCCCTAATT ATAGGAAttggtctacttgtgctgcaaCAGCTAAGTGGAATAAATGGTATACTGTTTTATGCAAGTAGCATCTTCAAAGCTGCAG GTCTCAAGGACAGTGACTTGGACACATTTGCACTTGGAGCTATTCAG GTTCTTGCCACTGTTGTTACAACCATGTTCTTGGACAGAGCTGGCCGACGAATCCTCCTTATT ATTTCTTCTGCTGGGATGACTCTAAGCCTTCTTGTAGTAGCTATTGTATTTTACATCAAG gaTAATGTTTCACATGACTCTGACTTGTATAACATCTTAAGTATGGTGTCCTTGGTTGGTGTCGTG GCTTATGTCATTGCCTTCTCCTTCGGTATGGGTGCCATTCCATGGATCATAATGTCTGAG ATCCTCCCAGTTAGCATCAAGAGTCTTGCAGGAAGCTTTGCGACCCTTGCCAACTGGTTGACATCCTTTGGAATAACAATGACAGCAAACTTGCTGATCAGCTGGAGTGCTGGAG GTACATTTGCCTCCTACATGATTGTGAGTGCCTTCACTCTCGTGTTCGTAATCGTTTGGGTGCCAGAGACAAAGGGAAGAACCCTCGAGGAGATACAATGGTCGTTCcgctga